The following are encoded in a window of Cryobacterium sp. CG_9.6 genomic DNA:
- a CDS encoding site-specific integrase has product MRISRPMASIKKRPNGMYRARYRDAAGVEYSRHFKYRDKTQTGEMTAQGWLDSVTAAVVTSTYVDPKTAKMTVGEWCAVWLKGYETNRATTVRQARTHVKHIVAAFGARPLASVRPSEVKAWTVQLKASGLADSTVYALHARLSHVFSDAVHDGLLPRSPVSRRTSPPAGKQRPYVATTAQVWALHDAMPEGMKPVILLGAFAGLRVAEIAALRVSDVDFMRGIITPAIQYPAEPLKTEMSKTPIPIPADLALELNRVPAKWGSPTLVIGAFGRPVAPYTIETAFRIARDSIKGLPAGFRIHDLRHYFASLLIASGLDVKVVQNRLRHASAKTTLDTYSHMWPDKDESARAAIGNVMAARADSLRTETLSAQ; this is encoded by the coding sequence ATGCGAATTTCAAGGCCCATGGCGAGCATAAAGAAACGTCCTAATGGCATGTACCGCGCCCGGTACCGGGATGCCGCGGGCGTAGAGTACTCTCGACACTTCAAGTACCGGGATAAGACGCAGACCGGTGAGATGACCGCACAAGGCTGGTTGGACTCCGTTACGGCTGCTGTGGTCACCAGCACTTATGTGGACCCGAAGACGGCGAAGATGACCGTGGGGGAGTGGTGCGCCGTTTGGCTGAAGGGCTACGAGACGAACCGGGCGACGACTGTGAGGCAAGCGCGCACTCACGTGAAGCACATCGTGGCCGCATTCGGCGCGCGCCCGCTTGCGAGCGTTCGGCCTTCAGAGGTGAAGGCGTGGACCGTGCAGCTGAAGGCGTCCGGACTGGCAGACTCCACGGTCTATGCCCTGCACGCTCGTCTCTCACATGTGTTCTCAGACGCCGTGCACGACGGTCTCCTGCCCCGGTCGCCGGTGAGCCGTAGAACGTCACCCCCTGCAGGTAAACAACGTCCCTACGTTGCGACCACGGCCCAGGTGTGGGCACTCCACGACGCTATGCCCGAAGGCATGAAGCCGGTGATCTTGCTTGGCGCCTTCGCGGGCCTACGTGTTGCCGAGATCGCAGCGTTGCGAGTCTCAGACGTGGACTTCATGCGCGGCATCATTACCCCGGCGATTCAGTATCCAGCCGAACCGCTGAAGACCGAGATGTCGAAGACACCAATTCCGATTCCTGCTGATTTGGCGCTCGAGCTAAACCGCGTCCCAGCCAAGTGGGGGAGTCCCACTCTGGTCATCGGCGCATTCGGCCGGCCAGTCGCGCCGTACACGATTGAGACGGCCTTCAGGATCGCCAGGGACTCGATCAAAGGCCTACCTGCAGGGTTTCGGATCCACGACCTGCGCCACTACTTTGCATCATTGCTGATCGCGTCCGGGCTCGACGTGAAGGTAGTCCAGAACCGTTTACGGCACGCGTCCGCGAAGACGACACTCGACACCTACAGCCACATGTGGCCAGACAAAGATGAGTCCGCACGCGCGGCCATTGGTAACGTCATGGCTGCTCGTGCGGACTCGTTGCGGACTGAGACACTCTCAGCCCAGTGA
- the glnA gene encoding type I glutamate--ammonia ligase: MFRDSSEVLKFIKDTDVKFLDIRFTDLPGVQQHFNIPASTVDEEFFTVGQMFDGSSIRGFASIHESDMQLIPDVSTAYIDPFRAERTLIMLFDIYNPRNGEIYSKDPRQVAKKAEKYLASTGIGDTAFFGSEAEFYIFDDVRYEVTQHTSFYSVDSSEGAWNSGRKEEGGNLANKTPFKGGYFPVSPVDQHVDMRDDICLKLIDSGLTLERSHHEVGTGGQGEINYKFDTMVHAADDLLKFKYIVKNTAHDWGKTATFMPKPLFGDNGSGMHTHQSLWADGKPLFYDEAGYGGLSDVARWYIGGLLKHAPAVLAFTNPTVNSYHRLVPGFEAPVNLVYSAGNRSASIRIPITGTNPKAKRLEFRAPDASGNPYLAFAAQLMAGLDGIKNRIEPHEPVDKDLYELPPEEAKNIPQVPASLEEALKALEADHDFLLAGNVFTPELIETWIEYKRENEIKPLAQRPHPFEFELYYGV, translated from the coding sequence ATGTTCCGCGATTCGTCAGAAGTGCTCAAATTCATTAAGGACACCGACGTCAAGTTTCTTGACATCCGTTTCACTGACCTGCCCGGTGTGCAGCAGCACTTCAACATCCCGGCCTCGACCGTTGATGAAGAATTCTTCACCGTCGGTCAGATGTTCGATGGTTCGTCGATCCGCGGTTTCGCGTCGATCCACGAGTCCGACATGCAGCTCATCCCCGATGTGTCAACCGCCTACATCGACCCCTTCCGTGCCGAGCGCACGCTCATCATGCTCTTCGACATCTACAACCCGCGCAACGGTGAAATCTACTCGAAGGACCCTCGTCAGGTTGCCAAGAAGGCTGAGAAATACCTCGCCTCCACCGGCATCGGTGACACGGCGTTCTTCGGCTCCGAGGCCGAGTTCTACATCTTCGATGACGTTCGCTACGAAGTAACCCAGCACACCAGCTTCTACTCCGTGGACTCGAGTGAAGGCGCCTGGAACTCCGGGCGTAAGGAAGAGGGCGGAAACCTCGCCAACAAGACACCCTTCAAGGGTGGCTACTTCCCGGTGAGCCCCGTTGACCAGCATGTCGACATGCGTGACGACATTTGCCTCAAACTTATTGACTCCGGCCTGACCCTCGAACGCAGCCACCACGAGGTGGGCACCGGTGGACAGGGTGAGATCAACTACAAGTTCGACACCATGGTGCACGCGGCCGACGACCTGCTGAAGTTCAAGTACATCGTCAAGAACACCGCCCACGACTGGGGCAAGACCGCAACCTTCATGCCCAAGCCCCTCTTCGGCGACAACGGCTCGGGCATGCATACCCACCAGTCCCTCTGGGCCGATGGCAAGCCGCTGTTCTACGACGAGGCCGGCTATGGCGGGCTCTCCGATGTGGCCCGTTGGTACATCGGCGGCCTGCTGAAGCACGCTCCCGCCGTTTTGGCCTTCACGAACCCCACGGTCAACTCGTACCACCGCCTGGTTCCGGGTTTCGAAGCTCCGGTCAACCTGGTCTACTCGGCCGGTAACCGTTCGGCGTCGATCCGCATTCCGATCACCGGTACGAACCCCAAGGCCAAGCGCCTCGAGTTCCGCGCCCCCGACGCATCCGGAAACCCGTACCTGGCCTTTGCAGCTCAGCTCATGGCGGGCCTGGACGGTATCAAGAACCGTATCGAGCCGCACGAGCCGGTCGATAAGGACCTGTACGAACTTCCGCCGGAGGAAGCAAAGAACATCCCCCAGGTTCCCGCGTCGCTCGAGGAAGCCCTGAAGGCTCTCGAGGCCGACCACGACTTCCTGCTTGCCGGAAACGTGTTCACGCCCGAGCTGATCGAAACCTGGATCGAGTACAAGCGCGAGAACGAGATCAAGCCTCTTGCCCAGCGCCCGCACCCGTTCGAGTTCGAGCTCTACTACGGGGTGTAG
- a CDS encoding DUF4191 domain-containing protein, which produces MARSKDKTPKPPKKPGRIKQMWQVFQMTRRYDSNIVWIMILGFLVPVLISVALALTLSPGNVLTIILWAISGVLAGSLVMLIVLGRRAEKAAYSQIEGQPGAVGAVLRSSLKRGWVGSEMPVAVNGKTQDAVYRAVGRGGVVLISEGPKTRTQRMLDDERRRVAKVGGNVTVTVIAVGPDADAVPLHKLARRLTRIKPTLTKAEVLAVNNRLTSMTTKLPIPKGVDPLKARPQRG; this is translated from the coding sequence ATGGCACGCAGCAAGGACAAAACTCCAAAACCACCCAAGAAGCCCGGTCGCATTAAGCAAATGTGGCAGGTGTTCCAGATGACACGGCGTTACGACTCCAACATCGTCTGGATCATGATTCTGGGCTTCCTGGTTCCGGTTCTCATCAGCGTCGCCCTGGCGTTGACTCTTTCACCCGGAAACGTACTGACGATCATTCTCTGGGCTATCTCGGGCGTGCTCGCCGGCAGCCTGGTCATGCTCATCGTTCTGGGGCGTCGCGCCGAAAAAGCCGCGTACTCCCAGATCGAGGGCCAGCCAGGAGCCGTTGGTGCTGTTCTGCGCAGCTCGCTTAAGCGCGGCTGGGTTGGTAGCGAGATGCCCGTTGCGGTGAACGGCAAGACGCAGGACGCCGTGTACCGTGCCGTGGGACGCGGCGGGGTCGTACTCATCAGCGAGGGTCCCAAAACTCGCACGCAGCGGATGCTCGATGACGAACGTCGTCGCGTGGCCAAGGTGGGCGGCAACGTCACCGTGACCGTCATTGCGGTGGGACCTGACGCCGATGCTGTGCCCCTGCACAAGCTCGCCCGTCGTCTCACCCGGATCAAGCCCACGCTGACCAAGGCGGAGGTCCTTGCGGTCAACAACAGGCTCACGTCCATGACGACCAAACTTCCCATCCCCAAGGGCGTCGATCCCCTGAAGGCCCGGCCGCAGCGCGGCTAG
- the lpdA gene encoding dihydrolipoyl dehydrogenase, translating to MSEQNFDIVVLGGGSGGYAAALRAVQLGFTVGLIEKNKLGGTCLHVGCIPTKALLHSAEVADVSREGAKYGVKSTFDGIDIAAVTAFREGIVASKYKGLQGLVKARGITVIQGEGHLISPTTVQVGDDTIVGKNIILATGSYSRTLPGLELGGRVITSEQAIDLDYVPKKVVVLGGGVIGVEFASVWRSFGSDVTIVEGLAHLAPMEEESISKQLERAFRKRGIEFSLGVRFQSVTQSDTGVVVTLENGTVIEADILLVAVGRGAATAGLGFEEVGVTVDRGFVITNERLATNIPGVYAVGDIVPGLQLAHRGFQHGVFVAEEIAGMNPIVVEDLNIPKVTYCDPEIASVGYSEAQAAEKFGKDDIATYEYNLGGNGKSSILGTSGSIKLVRVKDGPIVGVHMIGARVGELIGEGQLIVNWEAYPEDITPLFHAHPTQNEALGEAFLALAGKPLHAM from the coding sequence GTGTCGGAACAAAACTTTGACATTGTCGTTCTTGGTGGCGGAAGCGGTGGCTACGCAGCAGCGTTGCGTGCTGTGCAGCTCGGTTTCACCGTTGGCCTGATCGAAAAGAACAAGCTGGGAGGCACGTGCCTTCACGTGGGCTGCATCCCCACAAAGGCGCTCCTGCACTCCGCTGAGGTTGCCGACGTCAGCCGCGAAGGCGCCAAGTATGGAGTCAAATCCACCTTTGATGGCATTGACATTGCAGCGGTGACCGCATTCCGTGAGGGAATCGTCGCCAGCAAGTACAAGGGTTTGCAGGGACTCGTCAAGGCTCGCGGTATCACCGTGATTCAGGGTGAAGGCCACCTCATCTCCCCCACGACCGTTCAGGTCGGTGACGACACCATCGTGGGCAAGAACATCATTCTCGCCACCGGCTCCTACTCCCGCACGCTCCCCGGACTCGAACTGGGTGGACGAGTCATCACGAGCGAGCAGGCTATCGATCTGGACTACGTGCCCAAGAAGGTTGTCGTCCTCGGCGGCGGCGTCATTGGCGTTGAATTTGCGAGCGTGTGGCGATCCTTCGGGTCCGACGTCACTATCGTCGAGGGTCTTGCCCACCTCGCTCCGATGGAGGAAGAGTCCATCTCCAAGCAGCTGGAGCGGGCATTCCGCAAGCGCGGAATCGAATTCTCTCTCGGGGTGCGATTCCAGAGCGTCACGCAGAGTGACACGGGCGTTGTCGTCACCCTGGAAAACGGCACCGTTATCGAAGCAGACATTCTGCTCGTAGCCGTGGGCCGCGGCGCGGCAACTGCTGGTCTCGGCTTCGAAGAGGTCGGTGTCACTGTTGACCGCGGTTTCGTCATCACCAACGAGCGCCTGGCCACGAACATCCCCGGCGTCTACGCCGTCGGTGACATCGTTCCCGGCCTCCAGCTGGCGCACCGTGGCTTCCAGCACGGCGTCTTCGTCGCCGAAGAGATCGCGGGCATGAACCCGATCGTCGTCGAAGACCTCAACATCCCCAAGGTGACATACTGCGACCCAGAGATCGCGTCCGTCGGCTACTCCGAAGCCCAAGCTGCGGAGAAGTTCGGTAAGGATGACATCGCCACCTACGAGTACAACCTCGGAGGCAACGGCAAGAGTTCCATCCTTGGCACGAGTGGTTCGATCAAACTCGTCCGGGTGAAGGACGGCCCCATTGTCGGTGTGCACATGATCGGCGCTCGCGTCGGCGAGCTCATCGGTGAGGGTCAGCTCATTGTCAACTGGGAGGCGTACCCGGAGGACATCACTCCCCTGTTCCACGCGCACCCCACCCAGAATGAGGCACTCGGTGAGGCCTTCCTGGCCCTTGCCGGCAAGCCCCTCCACGCTATGTAA
- a CDS encoding leucyl aminopeptidase, translated as MTVPQLFVSTVAVLDSAADIIVVAAQQTDGVPRLLADPTLEFLTDQLNALGVTGAPDEIMRVAAPAGAMRSIAIVGIGRAVTTDSLRHAAGSAVRQLTGLTTVAFAIPVETALEVNALLEGAALGGYSYTDYRHSSLATTRLPASQITVHTSVDAPDAVNRAEALSTSVGLVKDLVNMPPLDLYPETLAAQANQAVKGLPIDVTVWDEKQLVADGFGGIAGVGQGSTRPPRLVKLSYTPATATKHLALVGKGITFDTGGLSLKPPASMVGMKYDMTGAATVLAVIAAAARLQLPLRITAWMCIAENMPSGSAIRPNDVLRMRGGRTVEVLNTDAEGRLVLADGLVAAGEEEPDAIIDVATLTGAAVVALGNRYYGVMGDDNLVADVLTASTSVGEPAWPMPFPSELRATLNSDVADIANAKIGSTAGGMLLAGVFLKEFVAPNIPWAHVDIAGPAQNSGSPWGFTGVGPTGVSVRALIRLAEDFSRP; from the coding sequence ATGACAGTCCCCCAGCTTTTCGTATCCACTGTGGCCGTTCTTGATTCGGCCGCCGACATCATCGTTGTTGCTGCGCAGCAGACGGATGGCGTTCCCCGCCTCCTCGCAGACCCCACGTTGGAGTTCCTCACCGATCAGTTGAACGCACTGGGTGTGACGGGTGCCCCCGACGAAATTATGCGGGTTGCCGCTCCGGCCGGAGCGATGCGTTCCATTGCCATTGTGGGAATTGGTCGAGCGGTCACGACGGATTCTCTGCGTCATGCCGCTGGATCCGCCGTGCGCCAGCTCACCGGACTCACCACCGTTGCGTTTGCGATTCCGGTCGAGACCGCCCTCGAGGTCAACGCTCTTCTGGAGGGCGCGGCACTCGGCGGATACTCCTACACGGACTACCGGCACAGTTCATTGGCCACGACACGGCTGCCCGCGTCACAGATCACCGTGCACACGAGCGTTGATGCACCTGATGCGGTGAACCGGGCAGAAGCACTGAGCACCTCGGTCGGCCTCGTCAAGGACCTCGTCAACATGCCTCCCCTCGACCTTTATCCCGAGACACTCGCGGCGCAGGCAAACCAGGCTGTGAAGGGACTCCCGATTGACGTCACTGTCTGGGATGAAAAGCAGCTTGTGGCCGATGGCTTCGGAGGAATTGCCGGCGTCGGGCAGGGTTCCACTCGTCCCCCGCGATTGGTAAAGCTCAGCTACACGCCAGCCACCGCAACGAAGCACCTTGCACTGGTGGGTAAGGGAATTACCTTTGACACCGGCGGACTGTCCCTCAAGCCACCGGCATCCATGGTCGGCATGAAGTACGACATGACCGGTGCCGCAACGGTATTGGCCGTTATTGCTGCCGCTGCTCGACTTCAGCTTCCGCTGCGCATCACCGCCTGGATGTGCATCGCCGAAAACATGCCCTCCGGGTCGGCTATTCGACCAAACGACGTGCTGCGGATGCGCGGCGGTCGCACGGTCGAGGTTTTGAACACGGATGCCGAGGGTCGCCTCGTCCTCGCCGATGGTCTCGTTGCGGCCGGCGAAGAAGAGCCGGATGCCATCATTGACGTGGCAACGCTGACGGGCGCCGCCGTCGTCGCATTGGGAAACCGCTATTACGGAGTGATGGGTGACGACAATCTGGTCGCCGACGTCTTGACAGCAAGCACGAGTGTCGGCGAACCGGCGTGGCCCATGCCCTTCCCGTCCGAGCTGCGCGCCACGCTGAACTCTGACGTTGCAGATATCGCCAACGCCAAAATCGGGAGCACTGCCGGTGGGATGCTTCTGGCCGGCGTCTTCCTTAAGGAGTTCGTGGCACCGAACATTCCGTGGGCCCACGTAGACATCGCGGGACCGGCACAAAACTCCGGCAGCCCCTGGGGATTCACCGGTGTCGGGCCCACCGGAGTGTCCGTTCGGGCGCTCATCCGACTGGCAGAGGACTTTTCACGCCCGTAG
- the lipA gene encoding lipoyl synthase, with protein sequence MSAVPEGRKLLRLEIRNAETPIERKPEWIKTVAKMGPEYRKLQNLVKSEGLHTVCQEAGCPNIFECWEDREATFLIGGSQCTRRCDFCQIDTGKPADYDTDEPRRVGESVVAMNLRYATVTGVARDDLPDEGAWLYAETIRQIHQQSPGTGVEILIPDFSGNPDHLGQVFDAKPEVFAHNVETVPRIFKRVRPAFRYDRSLDVLTQGRAAGMITKSNLILGMGEERAEVSQALQDLHDAGTDIITITQYLRPSARHLPVARWVRPEEFVELREEAEAIGFIGVLSGPLVRSSYRAGRLWAKSMQATGREIPEDLRALADASLGFAQAV encoded by the coding sequence ATGAGTGCAGTACCCGAGGGTCGCAAACTTCTGCGACTGGAGATTCGTAACGCCGAGACTCCCATTGAGCGCAAGCCCGAGTGGATCAAGACCGTGGCAAAGATGGGCCCGGAGTATCGCAAGCTGCAGAATCTGGTGAAGAGCGAAGGCCTGCATACGGTCTGCCAGGAGGCGGGCTGTCCCAACATCTTCGAGTGCTGGGAAGACCGTGAAGCCACCTTCCTTATTGGCGGTTCCCAGTGCACCCGCCGGTGCGACTTCTGTCAGATCGACACGGGCAAGCCAGCTGACTACGACACCGATGAACCGCGTCGTGTGGGCGAGTCCGTTGTGGCCATGAATCTGCGTTACGCCACCGTCACCGGAGTCGCCCGCGACGATCTGCCTGACGAGGGCGCCTGGCTCTACGCCGAGACAATCCGACAGATTCACCAGCAGAGTCCCGGAACCGGTGTCGAAATCCTTATTCCGGATTTCTCCGGCAACCCTGATCACCTGGGTCAGGTTTTTGATGCCAAACCCGAAGTCTTCGCCCACAACGTGGAAACCGTCCCGCGCATCTTCAAAAGGGTTCGACCCGCTTTTCGGTACGACCGTTCACTGGATGTGCTCACACAGGGGCGAGCTGCCGGCATGATCACGAAGTCCAACCTCATCCTGGGCATGGGCGAGGAACGTGCCGAGGTCAGCCAGGCCCTGCAGGACCTCCACGACGCTGGCACCGACATCATCACCATCACCCAGTACCTGCGCCCGAGCGCCCGGCACCTGCCCGTCGCCCGCTGGGTACGACCGGAGGAGTTTGTCGAGCTTCGCGAGGAGGCCGAAGCCATCGGCTTCATTGGCGTGCTGTCCGGGCCCCTCGTGCGGTCGTCCTACCGCGCCGGCCGGCTGTGGGCGAAGTCGATGCAGGCCACGGGTCGCGAGATCCCCGAGGACCTTCGTGCGCTGGCGGATGCCTCACTCGGTTTTGCGCAAGCCGTTTAG
- a CDS encoding RDD family protein, with the protein MATFDSSSRPSGPPAPSLWPGERLGLPRSGPGSVGRPGRRLAGVAIDWSLAVGVSVIFFDYSAVANSVIFVLLQLIFIPTIGGSIGHRLVGLRVVPVLGGWIGPWRAIVRSVLLVIVLPALVWDSDQRGFHDKVAGTVLLRA; encoded by the coding sequence GTGGCCACTTTTGACTCTTCCTCCCGTCCGTCCGGTCCCCCCGCTCCGAGTTTGTGGCCTGGTGAGCGCCTCGGTCTCCCTCGTTCCGGACCGGGCTCCGTTGGTCGTCCCGGTCGACGCTTGGCGGGGGTTGCTATCGATTGGTCGTTGGCCGTGGGGGTGTCTGTCATCTTCTTCGACTACAGCGCCGTGGCGAACTCTGTGATCTTTGTTTTGCTGCAATTGATCTTCATTCCCACGATCGGCGGCAGCATCGGCCATCGTCTCGTGGGGTTGAGGGTCGTCCCCGTGCTCGGCGGCTGGATCGGTCCGTGGCGTGCGATCGTCCGGTCCGTTTTGCTCGTTATTGTGCTCCCCGCACTGGTTTGGGACTCGGATCAGCGCGGTTTCCACGACAAGGTCGCTGGAACAGTCCTGCTGCGCGCCTGA
- a CDS encoding helix-turn-helix domain-containing protein — MMNLLTLEEAAAILRRSPAQMRWLRHQGTGPLSAKIAGRVMYRAEDIEKYVTAQFDAEGMKATA, encoded by the coding sequence ATGATGAACTTGCTCACTCTCGAAGAGGCCGCGGCCATTCTTCGCCGGTCGCCCGCTCAAATGCGGTGGCTGCGTCATCAAGGCACCGGCCCCTTATCAGCCAAGATCGCCGGCCGCGTCATGTACCGGGCCGAGGACATCGAGAAGTACGTCACCGCGCAGTTCGACGCCGAGGGCATGAAGGCCACGGCGTGA
- the lipB gene encoding lipoyl(octanoyl) transferase LipB produces the protein MLDFVVAGLSANSVPYVEGLELQRAVHRSVVSGEKTDTVLLLEHPAVYTAGKRTLPDERPVDDTPVIDVDRGGKITWHGPGQLVGYPILALADPIDVVGYVRQLEEILIGVLTDFGITGVRVEGRSGVWVGPAGEEAKIAAIGIRVANGVTMHGFALNCSNSLEPYTHIIACGIRDAGVTTMSTVLGHLIEPADVIASVEANFLRSSLQGSDRPSTVKVSA, from the coding sequence ATGCTCGACTTTGTCGTCGCGGGGCTAAGCGCCAACTCCGTGCCGTATGTTGAGGGCCTTGAGCTCCAACGCGCAGTCCATCGTTCCGTCGTCTCGGGAGAGAAAACGGACACCGTCCTTCTCCTTGAGCACCCCGCCGTGTATACGGCGGGTAAACGTACCCTGCCCGACGAAAGACCGGTGGACGATACCCCGGTCATCGATGTGGATCGCGGGGGCAAGATCACCTGGCACGGGCCAGGTCAGCTCGTGGGATACCCGATCCTGGCACTTGCCGATCCCATCGATGTTGTGGGTTACGTGCGCCAGCTGGAGGAAATCCTCATCGGCGTGCTCACGGACTTCGGCATCACCGGCGTCCGGGTAGAAGGACGCTCGGGAGTCTGGGTCGGGCCCGCCGGTGAGGAAGCAAAAATCGCCGCCATCGGCATTCGTGTCGCCAACGGTGTCACCATGCACGGCTTTGCCCTCAACTGCAGCAACTCGCTGGAACCCTACACACACATCATTGCGTGCGGCATCCGGGACGCCGGCGTCACCACAATGTCGACCGTCCTGGGTCACCTGATCGAACCGGCCGATGTGATCGCATCCGTCGAAGCCAATTTTCTCCGGTCCAGCCTGCAGGGTTCCGACCGACCGAGCACAGTGAAGGTGTCAGCATGA
- the sucB gene encoding 2-oxoglutarate dehydrogenase, E2 component, dihydrolipoamide succinyltransferase — translation MSESVSLPALGESVTEGTVTRWLKNVGDRVEVDEPLLEVSTDKVDTEIPSPIAGIIEAILVQEDETVEVGTPLVTIGDGSAAAPAPEPVVEAAAEPVVVPEPVAAPVVVAEPAPVVAAPVAAPAAVAPPVAAPAPVAPPVAAPVAAPAPVAAPVAAPAPAAPPVAAPVAAPVTAPETRGSHAGTSGYVTPIVRKLANEAGVDLSTITGTGVGGRIRKQDIAAASTAAAAAPVSAAAPVVAVSPLRGTTQPMSRLRKVIAERAVISMQASAQLTTVIEVDVTRVAMLRDRVKGDFHAKTGNKLSFLPFFALAAAEALQAVPIVNATIEGDTIVYPAQENMSIAVDTERGLLTPVVRNAGDLDLAGFAAQIADLAARTRDNKLKPDELSGGTFTLTNTGSRGALFDTPVVFLPQSAILGTGIVYKKPLVVTTDGLDSIAIRSSVYLALSYDHRIIDGANAALFLTTMKARLEAGAFEGNLGI, via the coding sequence ATGAGCGAATCCGTCAGCCTCCCGGCACTCGGTGAGAGTGTCACAGAGGGAACGGTCACCCGCTGGCTCAAGAATGTGGGCGACCGCGTGGAGGTCGACGAGCCACTGCTCGAAGTGTCGACCGACAAGGTGGACACGGAAATTCCGTCGCCCATTGCCGGCATCATTGAAGCAATCTTGGTTCAGGAAGACGAAACTGTCGAGGTGGGCACCCCGCTCGTCACGATCGGCGACGGTTCTGCAGCGGCTCCGGCCCCAGAACCGGTTGTCGAAGCGGCGGCAGAGCCCGTCGTGGTCCCCGAGCCCGTTGCTGCCCCCGTTGTCGTAGCCGAGCCGGCCCCGGTCGTCGCTGCACCGGTTGCCGCACCGGCAGCGGTTGCGCCCCCCGTAGCTGCACCCGCACCCGTGGCGCCCCCCGTGGCCGCCCCCGTGGCTGCACCCGCCCCCGTGGCGGCACCGGTCGCCGCACCGGCACCGGCTGCGCCTCCTGTCGCTGCCCCCGTGGCTGCACCCGTCACCGCACCGGAGACCCGTGGTTCGCACGCTGGGACCAGCGGATACGTCACGCCGATCGTGCGCAAGCTGGCCAACGAGGCTGGCGTTGATCTGTCAACGATCACCGGCACCGGCGTCGGTGGACGCATCCGCAAGCAGGACATCGCTGCGGCGTCAACTGCTGCCGCTGCCGCTCCCGTTTCCGCGGCAGCACCGGTCGTTGCAGTGTCGCCGCTGCGCGGCACGACGCAGCCGATGTCTCGTCTGCGTAAGGTCATTGCCGAGCGCGCCGTCATCTCCATGCAAGCATCCGCTCAGCTCACGACCGTCATTGAAGTGGACGTAACTCGCGTCGCGATGCTCCGTGACCGTGTCAAGGGTGATTTCCACGCCAAGACCGGTAACAAGCTCTCCTTCCTGCCGTTCTTTGCACTCGCTGCCGCAGAGGCACTGCAGGCCGTGCCGATTGTCAACGCGACAATCGAGGGTGACACCATCGTGTACCCGGCTCAGGAAAACATGAGCATTGCCGTTGACACCGAGCGCGGGCTGCTGACACCGGTTGTGCGCAACGCGGGAGACCTCGATCTTGCCGGCTTCGCTGCGCAGATCGCTGACCTCGCCGCACGCACCCGTGACAACAAGCTGAAGCCGGACGAGCTGTCGGGCGGAACGTTCACGCTGACCAACACCGGTTCACGTGGCGCCCTGTTTGACACACCGGTGGTCTTCCTGCCGCAGAGTGCAATTCTCGGCACCGGAATTGTGTACAAGAAGCCCCTCGTTGTCACCACCGACGGACTTGACTCGATTGCCATTCGTTCGAGCGTGTACCTCGCCCTCTCGTACGACCACCGCATCATTGACGGTGCAAACGCAGCACTCTTCCTCACCACGATGAAGGCGCGCCTCGAAGCTGGCGCGTTCGAGGGCAACCTCGGCATTTGA